A genomic segment from uncultured Marinifilum sp. encodes:
- the dapF gene encoding diaminopimelate epimerase, whose translation MQIEFSKYQGTGNDFVLIDNRNNLISPDNTHLIEELCHRRFGIGADGLMLLENEHNYDFRMRYFNSDGKEASMCGNGGRCIVAFAYHLGIIQDRTKFIAVDGEHEAKVEDNEGHIKVNLKMVNVSGIEKNETTFYMNTGSPHYVQFIDDHNEFDTYSNGKAIRYNKRFAKEGTNVNFVSFNNNDLQVSTYERGVEDETYSCGTGVVASAISAGFLKNKNRFNINTKGGKLSVSFNKIDNQNINNIWLMGPATHVFSGSLTV comes from the coding sequence ATGCAAATTGAATTCTCTAAATATCAAGGAACAGGCAATGATTTTGTTCTTATTGATAACCGTAATAATCTTATTTCACCAGACAATACCCATTTAATAGAAGAACTATGCCACAGAAGATTCGGCATTGGTGCCGATGGCTTAATGTTACTGGAAAATGAGCATAATTACGATTTTAGAATGAGATATTTTAATTCTGATGGTAAAGAAGCAAGCATGTGTGGCAACGGCGGTAGATGTATCGTTGCATTTGCTTATCATTTAGGAATTATACAAGATAGAACCAAATTTATTGCCGTTGATGGTGAACACGAAGCAAAAGTTGAAGATAATGAAGGCCATATAAAAGTTAATTTAAAAATGGTAAATGTTAGTGGAATTGAAAAAAATGAAACTACATTTTACATGAATACAGGCTCTCCTCATTATGTGCAATTTATTGACGATCATAATGAATTTGACACTTATTCTAACGGAAAAGCAATTCGATACAACAAAAGATTCGCAAAAGAAGGAACCAATGTAAATTTTGTATCATTCAACAATAATGACTTACAAGTTAGCACCTATGAAAGAGGTGTTGAAGATGAAACCTATTCATGCGGCACTGGCGTGGTTGCATCGGCAATTAGCGCTGGTTTTTTGAAAAATAAAAATCGTTTCAATATAAATACCAAAGGTGGAAAACTAAGCGTCTCCTTTAACAAGATTGACAATCAAAACATTAATAATATTTGGCTCATGGGACCTGCTACTCATGTTTTTTCTGGTTCATTAACTGTTTAA
- a CDS encoding cache domain-containing protein produces the protein MKFILSKIFEDKSISKVFLLSLLLISLSLILILGTFTIQQEQKKFKRESALIQEDFIKNQKKTLLQETQTLINFIENERLQTRNLLKKEISSRVNEAHTIATNLYKSYKNKLSDKELENLILNALASVRFNNGNGFFYINSLSGIVIQDPENPGWKGKNKLALKDAYGVPIIQREIETVTTAGEGYTNYSWQDNNSQKIHPQISFVKIFKPFNWYIGCTQHVENFKSEIQQDILNRITDLRFDDNFTIAVIRFDGVCLAHTNKSLINKNLWNSEDKNHNKFIQEFISRGTDTNGGFVESLNSLGDSTSLASLMHAKAYKDWQWVIGSGVNLKELNLAIKKRKKELLSNVNNYIIRASIVLILSIFFIIIFTRFVVKISKSGLSIFSQFYKDAASNSVLIDTSSLHFKEFKELGELANQMIINRQKAEHQLNVETAYFEQLFENSPEAIAITDTESKGIKINHKFTELFGYSTKDIKGTEVDSLLTNKATQNEACKLNSIMAKGKLAELETKRKCKNGELIDVSIMGNPIIIDGKTIAIFGIYRNITQRKEYEQHLKEAKLRAEESDLLKSAFLANMSHEIRTPMNHIIGFTDIMTSQQIEEEDKQEYAALIKQSGYNLLQLINNIIDLSKIESKQVQLHPEYSCINSILSTLYDRFNKQKNESNKSHLNLTIHKSLSNKDSVIYTDARRLEQLLANLIDNAIKFTDKGSVEIGYQLNKSKSEIELYVKDTGIGIPDKYANNIFQSFRQIDGSDTRKYSGTGLGLTISHRLSKILGGEIRLESKENKGTCFYVSLPYSCKSSNLITQTSEKYHN, from the coding sequence ATGAAGTTTATTCTCTCCAAAATTTTTGAAGATAAAAGTATTTCAAAGGTCTTTTTACTTTCATTACTTTTAATTTCTCTTTCTTTAATCCTAATACTAGGAACATTTACAATACAGCAGGAACAGAAAAAATTTAAAAGAGAATCTGCACTAATACAAGAAGATTTTATAAAAAATCAAAAGAAAACATTACTACAGGAAACACAAACATTAATTAATTTTATTGAGAACGAAAGACTTCAAACTCGAAATCTATTAAAAAAAGAAATTAGCAGTAGAGTAAATGAAGCACATACCATTGCAACAAATTTATACAAAAGCTATAAAAATAAATTATCTGATAAAGAGCTGGAAAACCTTATTTTAAATGCTCTTGCCTCTGTTCGATTTAATAATGGAAACGGATTTTTCTATATCAACAGTTTATCTGGAATTGTAATTCAAGACCCTGAAAATCCGGGATGGAAAGGAAAAAATAAACTAGCCTTAAAAGATGCTTATGGAGTTCCTATTATTCAACGAGAAATTGAAACAGTAACAACTGCTGGCGAAGGCTACACCAACTATTCCTGGCAAGATAATAATAGCCAAAAAATACATCCTCAAATATCATTTGTGAAAATATTTAAGCCTTTTAATTGGTATATTGGTTGTACTCAACATGTTGAAAATTTTAAATCTGAAATACAACAGGATATTCTCAATAGAATTACCGATTTAAGATTTGATGATAATTTTACCATAGCCGTAATACGTTTCGATGGTGTTTGTCTTGCTCATACTAATAAATCATTAATCAATAAAAACCTTTGGAATAGCGAAGATAAAAATCATAACAAATTTATTCAAGAATTTATATCGAGAGGTACAGATACAAATGGTGGATTTGTAGAATCTCTTAATAGTTTGGGTGATAGTACAAGCTTAGCCAGCTTAATGCATGCTAAAGCATATAAAGACTGGCAATGGGTAATTGGCTCAGGAGTTAATTTGAAAGAGCTGAATTTAGCCATAAAAAAACGAAAAAAAGAACTTCTATCGAATGTTAATAATTACATAATAAGAGCAAGCATTGTTCTCATTCTTAGTATCTTTTTTATTATCATATTTACAAGATTTGTTGTTAAAATTAGTAAATCCGGACTTAGTATCTTTAGTCAGTTTTATAAAGATGCTGCATCGAACTCGGTTCTTATAGATACTTCTTCTCTTCATTTTAAGGAGTTTAAAGAACTGGGAGAGCTTGCAAACCAAATGATAATTAACAGACAAAAAGCAGAACATCAACTAAACGTAGAAACAGCATATTTTGAGCAACTTTTCGAAAATTCCCCAGAAGCAATTGCTATTACAGATACTGAAAGTAAAGGAATAAAGATTAACCACAAATTCACTGAGCTTTTTGGGTATTCTACAAAAGACATTAAAGGCACTGAAGTAGACTCCTTACTAACCAATAAGGCTACACAAAATGAAGCCTGCAAACTAAATTCTATAATGGCAAAGGGAAAACTTGCCGAACTTGAAACTAAACGAAAGTGTAAAAATGGCGAATTAATAGATGTTTCTATAATGGGAAATCCGATTATTATAGATGGTAAAACCATTGCCATTTTTGGAATTTACCGCAACATTACTCAGCGCAAAGAATACGAACAACATCTTAAAGAAGCAAAACTTCGAGCCGAAGAATCGGATTTGTTAAAGTCGGCTTTTCTAGCCAATATGTCTCATGAAATAAGAACTCCTATGAATCATATTATTGGCTTTACAGATATTATGACATCACAACAAATTGAAGAAGAAGATAAACAAGAATATGCTGCATTAATAAAACAAAGTGGATATAATCTTCTACAATTAATAAATAATATAATTGATTTATCAAAAATTGAATCCAAACAAGTACAATTACACCCCGAATACTCTTGCATAAACAGCATATTATCAACTTTATATGACCGTTTTAACAAACAAAAAAATGAGAGTAACAAATCACACCTAAATCTTACAATTCATAAATCATTAAGCAATAAAGATTCTGTAATTTATACAGATGCAAGGCGCTTAGAACAATTGCTAGCTAACTTAATTGACAATGCAATTAAATTCACTGATAAAGGAAGCGTAGAAATTGGTTATCAGCTAAATAAAAGCAAATCTGAAATTGAATTATATGTTAAAGATACTGGAATTGGTATACCTGATAAATATGCAAATAATATCTTTCAATCCTTTAGACAAATAGATGGGTCAGACACAAGAAAATATAGTGGAACAGGCTTAGGTCTGACAATTTCACACAGATTAAGCAAAATTTTAGGGGGTGAAATCAGATTGGAATCTAAGGAAAATAAAGGAACATGCTTTTATGTTTCATTACCCTACTCTTGTAAATCTTCAAACCTAATAACTCAAACATCTGAAAAATACCACAATTAA
- a CDS encoding TIGR00730 family Rossman fold protein → MNICVFCSSSNSLADIYFEEAKKLGVGIGLAGNNLVYGGTNVGLMNEVAVAVKKSGGKAIGVIPKLIKDYGLSANNLDELIITPDMAERKKILREKSNAFIALSGGFGTLEEILEVITLKQLGYHNLPIVFINTNGFYNNLKEQFEVSYREKFAKEQYRKMYVFVDDYKQALTYIKDYKHEQTGTKWD, encoded by the coding sequence ATGAATATTTGTGTATTTTGTTCATCAAGTAATTCACTTGCCGACATTTACTTCGAAGAAGCGAAAAAATTGGGTGTAGGAATAGGTTTAGCAGGAAATAATTTAGTTTATGGAGGAACAAATGTTGGCTTAATGAACGAAGTGGCTGTGGCTGTTAAAAAGTCAGGAGGAAAAGCCATAGGCGTAATTCCAAAGCTCATTAAGGATTACGGACTTTCGGCAAATAATCTAGATGAGTTGATTATTACTCCTGATATGGCAGAAAGGAAAAAAATTCTAAGGGAAAAATCGAATGCATTTATTGCACTTTCAGGAGGATTTGGAACGCTCGAAGAAATTTTAGAAGTGATTACATTAAAGCAATTAGGGTATCATAATTTACCTATTGTTTTTATTAATACCAATGGTTTCTACAACAATTTAAAAGAACAGTTCGAAGTATCTTATCGGGAAAAATTTGCTAAAGAACAGTATAGAAAAATGTATGTATTTGTTGATGACTATAAACAGGCTCTTACATATATTAAAGATTACAAACATGAACAGACGGGTACCAAATGGGATTAA
- the gyrB gene encoding DNA topoisomerase (ATP-hydrolyzing) subunit B: MSDLENKPNGNTEYSADSIQVLEGLEAVRKRPSMYIGDVNVKGLHHLVYEVVDNSIDEALAGYCNNIEVIINEDNSITVKDDGRGIPTELHQKENKSALEVVMTVLHAGGKFDKDSYKVSGGLHGVGVSCVNALSDLLSAEIHRDGKIYLQEYSKGAPLADIKVIGETNITGTNITFRPDASIFLTTEYKYDVLAARLRELAFLNKKIRLNITDKRDQNEKGEYRSDEFYSEAGLKEFVEYLDHTRERLIEETIHVSIDKNEVPVEIALQYNTSFSENIHSYVNNINTIEGGTHLTGFRRGLTRTLKAFAEKSGMLSKLKFDISGDDFREGLTAVVSVKVAEPQFEGQTKTKLGNSEVSIAVDQAVSAMLANYLEEHPKDAKTIVQKVIMAATARHAARKARELVQRKTVLGGSGLPGKLSDCSDKDPANCEVFLVEGDSAGGTAKQGRDRKFQAILPLKGKILNVEKAMQHKVFESEEIKNIFTALGVTIGTEEDSKAANVEKLRYHKIVIMCDADVDGSHIATLIMTFFFRYMKSVIENGYLYIATPPLYLVKKGKNHEYCWNEDQRLRLIQEWGGGKESSMHIQRYKGLGEMSAEQLWETTMNPEFRTLRQVSIDNAAEADHVFSMLMGDEVPPRREFIEKNATYANIDA, translated from the coding sequence ATGAGTGATTTAGAAAATAAACCAAATGGGAATACTGAATATTCCGCTGATAGTATTCAGGTATTAGAAGGTTTGGAAGCGGTTCGTAAACGCCCTTCCATGTATATTGGAGATGTTAATGTAAAAGGATTACACCATTTGGTGTACGAGGTGGTAGATAACTCCATTGATGAAGCTTTAGCAGGATATTGTAATAATATTGAAGTTATTATTAATGAAGATAACTCCATTACCGTAAAAGATGATGGACGTGGTATTCCTACTGAGTTACATCAGAAAGAAAATAAATCGGCTCTTGAGGTTGTAATGACTGTTTTGCATGCTGGAGGTAAATTCGATAAAGATTCTTATAAAGTATCTGGTGGTTTGCACGGGGTAGGTGTATCTTGTGTTAATGCATTATCTGATTTATTGAGTGCTGAAATTCATCGAGATGGTAAAATTTACCTTCAAGAATATTCTAAAGGAGCTCCACTTGCTGATATTAAGGTAATTGGAGAAACGAATATCACTGGAACTAATATTACATTTAGACCCGATGCATCGATATTCTTAACCACAGAATATAAGTATGATGTTTTGGCTGCACGTTTAAGAGAATTGGCTTTTTTGAATAAGAAAATTCGATTAAATATTACTGATAAAAGAGACCAAAACGAAAAAGGAGAGTACAGATCAGATGAATTTTATTCTGAAGCAGGGCTAAAAGAATTTGTTGAATATCTTGATCATACAAGAGAAAGATTAATAGAGGAAACCATTCATGTTTCTATCGATAAAAATGAGGTTCCTGTGGAAATTGCTCTTCAGTACAACACTTCTTTTTCCGAAAATATTCATTCCTATGTAAATAATATTAATACCATAGAAGGAGGAACTCATTTAACAGGATTTCGTCGTGGATTAACAAGAACTTTAAAAGCATTTGCTGAAAAATCAGGAATGCTATCAAAATTAAAGTTCGATATTAGTGGTGATGACTTTCGTGAAGGTTTAACAGCAGTTGTTTCGGTTAAGGTTGCAGAGCCTCAGTTCGAAGGACAAACCAAAACAAAATTAGGTAACTCAGAAGTGAGTATTGCTGTAGATCAGGCTGTAAGTGCAATGTTAGCTAATTACCTGGAGGAACATCCAAAAGATGCTAAAACAATTGTTCAGAAAGTTATTATGGCTGCTACGGCTCGTCATGCAGCTCGTAAAGCAAGAGAATTAGTACAAAGAAAAACTGTGCTTGGTGGTTCAGGACTTCCAGGTAAGCTTTCCGATTGCTCTGATAAAGATCCAGCTAATTGCGAAGTATTTCTTGTCGAGGGAGATTCGGCAGGTGGAACTGCTAAACAAGGTCGAGATCGTAAATTTCAGGCTATTCTTCCACTAAAGGGTAAGATTTTGAATGTTGAAAAAGCAATGCAACACAAAGTTTTCGAGAGTGAAGAAATTAAAAATATTTTTACAGCTTTAGGTGTTACCATAGGTACCGAAGAAGATAGTAAAGCTGCAAATGTTGAAAAATTGCGTTATCACAAAATTGTAATTATGTGTGATGCCGATGTGGATGGTAGCCACATTGCAACATTAATTATGACCTTCTTTTTCCGTTACATGAAATCGGTTATCGAGAATGGATATTTGTATATTGCTACTCCACCTTTATACTTGGTGAAAAAGGGCAAGAATCATGAATATTGCTGGAACGAAGACCAAAGACTACGATTAATTCAAGAGTGGGGTGGTGGTAAAGAAAGTTCTATGCATATTCAGCGTTACAAAGGTCTTGGAGAGATGAGTGCTGAGCAATTATGGGAAACTACAATGAATCCCGAATTTAGAACATTGCGTCAGGTATCTATCGATAATGCTGCTGAAGCCGATCATGTATTCTCTATGTTAATGGGTGATGAAGTTCCACCAAGAAGAGAGTTTATTGAGAAAAATGCTACCTATGCAAATATTGATGCATAA
- a CDS encoding tetratricopeptide repeat protein: MRSRYLLWIFISVLLFCAGFPSQAQKSLDHYSDSQIWQSAMEKFQNHNYGAARYEFIEFKDRKNSFSDRKSQAEFYIAWCSIELFRPEAESEMKEFIRNYPESNKIQLAYFQLGRQQYRNKKYQAALVWFKQVDSYLLSPDELTEYRFKLAYSYFMKKEYDLAHKNFYEIIDVAGEYNAPANYYYAHIAYLNGNYQTALKSFEKLADNKTFSPIVPYYICQIYYLQEQYKDVLNYAPKYLEDATVKRSAEIAKMIGLSHYQLKEYDKAIPFLEKGSKSLIREDRFAFGYCLYKQKQYEKAITQFEKVGGKDDEMLQVATYCLADCYLKIGNKIGAKAAFSSTARMGFDKNMQQDALFNFAKLTYELSYSPFNETIRAFDEYLQKYPDSDRNDEAYDYLVKVYMSTKNYGDALTSMNKIKNKTPEIERAYQRVSYLRGLELMKQLKYEEAIESFNLSWKYRIYNSKISANRLYWTAEANYRLGNLEKAITQFKTFLTLPGAGASDYFGKAYYNIAYAEFDRDNYSEASNWFRKFVNQADEKNSFVFDAYNRIGDSFFLNRDYEQAAEFYAKTADANDWDADYALYQQAFCLGLINQSDKKAELLLKLKNTYPQSDYSDDALYELARARVKLGDQNTAINLYKDLAENYPQSSYAAKSILQLGQLNYNRKNYKQAILNYKAVVKNYPQSEEKKSAFVGLKNVYVDLNKLDDYFEFAESFADGGGIRSSEKDSLSYISAERLYMSGETGRGVKAFDNYLTNFPNGMFRLNAQYYRADAALNQGNFEDALAGFEEVLNQDDNLFTEKALLAASQLNYRAKNLEKAKLQYAQLAKRAEIPENLDAAKVGYLRSVYELHEYETVLSAAKEVLEMPKIQEEMIREARYKRAKSYLALHSLQKALPDLKSLAIETKSAEGAEAKFRIAEVYFALSKFDLSEKEINSFIEMNSPHHYWLAESFILLSDVFMEKNDEFQAKYTLQSIVDNYGVKDDGILDRASKKLEVLLALEKQKEEDIRDKEVQIQFEGADSLENKKLFESKTTESDSLGLDEEKIMLQEMLKKESEIE; encoded by the coding sequence ATGAGAAGCAGATATTTATTGTGGATTTTTATATCCGTACTTTTATTCTGTGCCGGGTTTCCTTCACAGGCTCAAAAATCATTGGATCATTATTCCGATTCGCAAATATGGCAGTCGGCAATGGAAAAGTTCCAGAACCATAACTATGGTGCTGCACGTTACGAATTTATTGAGTTTAAAGACAGAAAAAATTCGTTTTCGGATAGAAAATCACAAGCAGAATTCTACATTGCCTGGTGTTCTATTGAACTTTTTCGTCCTGAGGCCGAAAGCGAAATGAAAGAATTTATTCGAAATTATCCTGAGAGTAATAAAATTCAATTGGCTTATTTTCAGCTTGGAAGACAGCAGTATCGAAATAAAAAATATCAGGCTGCATTGGTTTGGTTTAAGCAGGTTGATTCTTATTTATTGTCTCCCGATGAATTAACAGAGTACCGTTTTAAGTTGGCTTATTCTTATTTTATGAAGAAAGAATATGACTTGGCACACAAGAATTTTTATGAAATTATTGATGTTGCAGGTGAGTATAATGCACCAGCTAATTATTATTATGCACATATTGCTTACTTAAATGGAAATTATCAGACAGCATTAAAAAGCTTTGAGAAATTAGCTGATAACAAAACATTTTCTCCTATTGTTCCTTATTATATATGTCAAATTTATTATTTACAGGAACAATATAAAGATGTGTTGAATTATGCTCCAAAGTATCTGGAAGATGCAACTGTTAAGCGTAGCGCAGAAATTGCTAAAATGATTGGATTATCGCATTATCAGTTGAAAGAATACGATAAGGCAATACCATTTCTCGAGAAAGGTAGTAAAAGCTTAATTCGAGAAGATCGATTTGCTTTCGGATATTGTTTGTACAAGCAAAAACAATATGAAAAAGCAATAACACAATTCGAAAAAGTTGGTGGTAAAGATGATGAAATGCTGCAGGTAGCTACCTATTGTTTGGCCGATTGTTACCTTAAAATAGGAAATAAAATAGGTGCCAAAGCGGCTTTTTCGAGTACAGCTCGTATGGGTTTTGATAAAAATATGCAGCAAGATGCTTTGTTTAATTTTGCAAAATTAACTTACGAATTGTCTTATTCGCCTTTTAATGAAACAATAAGGGCTTTCGATGAGTATCTGCAGAAATATCCCGATTCGGACAGAAACGATGAGGCTTATGATTACCTAGTGAAAGTGTATATGAGCACAAAAAATTATGGTGATGCTTTAACTTCTATGAATAAGATAAAGAATAAAACGCCTGAAATCGAAAGAGCTTATCAAAGGGTTTCTTATTTGCGAGGCTTGGAATTAATGAAACAGTTAAAGTATGAAGAAGCAATTGAGTCTTTTAATTTATCGTGGAAATATAGAATATATAACTCAAAAATATCGGCTAACAGATTGTATTGGACTGCCGAAGCGAACTATCGTTTAGGAAATTTAGAAAAGGCAATAACTCAATTCAAAACTTTTTTAACACTACCGGGAGCAGGAGCTTCCGATTATTTTGGGAAAGCATATTATAATATTGCTTATGCCGAATTCGATCGCGATAATTATTCCGAAGCGTCCAATTGGTTTCGTAAATTTGTTAATCAGGCAGATGAAAAGAATTCTTTTGTATTTGATGCTTATAACAGAATTGGAGATTCGTTCTTTTTGAACAGAGATTATGAACAAGCTGCTGAATTTTACGCAAAAACAGCAGATGCTAATGATTGGGATGCCGATTATGCTCTGTATCAGCAAGCATTTTGTTTGGGTTTGATAAATCAATCCGATAAGAAAGCAGAATTGTTGCTCAAGTTAAAAAATACTTATCCTCAATCGGATTATTCCGATGATGCTTTATACGAATTGGCAAGAGCAAGGGTGAAGTTGGGCGATCAGAATACAGCCATTAATTTGTATAAAGATTTGGCTGAAAATTATCCTCAAAGCTCTTATGCTGCCAAATCTATTTTACAATTGGGACAGTTAAACTACAACAGGAAAAATTACAAGCAAGCTATTCTAAATTACAAAGCTGTTGTGAAAAATTATCCGCAAAGCGAGGAAAAGAAAAGTGCTTTTGTAGGACTTAAAAATGTATATGTTGATTTAAATAAACTCGATGATTACTTTGAATTTGCCGAGTCGTTTGCCGATGGTGGAGGTATTAGAAGTAGTGAGAAGGATTCCTTAAGCTACATTTCGGCAGAGCGTTTATATATGTCGGGAGAAACTGGCCGAGGAGTTAAGGCTTTCGATAATTATTTGACGAATTTTCCCAATGGAATGTTTCGTTTAAATGCACAATATTACAGAGCCGATGCAGCTTTAAATCAAGGGAATTTTGAAGATGCATTAGCAGGGTTTGAAGAAGTCTTGAATCAGGATGATAATTTGTTTACCGAAAAAGCATTGCTAGCTGCTTCGCAATTGAATTACAGAGCGAAAAATCTCGAAAAAGCCAAACTGCAATATGCTCAATTAGCTAAGAGGGCAGAAATTCCGGAAAATTTAGATGCAGCTAAGGTTGGCTATTTACGATCGGTGTACGAATTACATGAATACGAAACCGTATTATCTGCAGCTAAAGAGGTTTTGGAAATGCCTAAAATTCAGGAAGAAATGATTCGTGAAGCAAGATATAAAAGAGCCAAGTCGTACTTGGCATTACATAGTTTGCAGAAAGCTCTTCCTGATCTCAAAAGTTTGGCCATTGAAACAAAAAGCGCCGAAGGAGCAGAGGCCAAATTTCGAATTGCAGAAGTTTATTTTGCTCTGTCGAAATTCGATTTATCCGAAAAGGAAATAAATAGCTTTATTGAGATGAATTCGCCACATCACTATTGGTTGGCAGAGAGTTTTATTCTTTTATCGGATGTTTTTATGGAAAAGAATGATGAGTTTCAGGCTAAATATACTCTGCAAAGTATTGTAGATAATTATGGCGTGAAAGATGATGGAATTCTTGATAGGGCAAGCAAAAAATTAGAAGTTTTACTTGCACTGGAAAAGCAAAAGGAAGAAGATATTCGCGATAAGGAAGTTCAAATTCAGTTTGAAGGTGCAGATAGTTTAGAAAACAAAAAATTATTTGAGAGTAAAACAACAGAAAGCGATTCGCTTGGTTTAGACGAAGAGAAAATAATGTTGCAGGAAATGTTGAAAAAAGAATCCGAAATTGAGTAA
- a CDS encoding ATP-binding cassette domain-containing protein yields MSESAIIELKNATIRQADNIILTEVNLKVEKNDFVYLIGKVGSGKSSILKTLYADLPLKDGGGSVAGFYLPIIKRKQIPFLRRKIGIIFQDFQLLTDRNVKNNLEFVLRATGWKNKTEIENRIIEVLEKVQMDKKGYKMPHELSGGEQQRIVIARALLNSPDIILADEPTGNLDPETSDELAQLLMDISKNGRTVIMATHQHDLLKKFPARVVECINGKLVDLSDTNKVNESEETKPQE; encoded by the coding sequence ATGTCAGAATCTGCCATTATAGAATTAAAGAATGCTACAATCCGTCAAGCGGATAACATTATACTTACCGAAGTTAACCTAAAAGTTGAAAAAAATGATTTTGTGTACTTAATTGGAAAAGTTGGAAGTGGAAAATCAAGTATTTTAAAAACTCTTTATGCAGATTTACCTTTAAAAGATGGCGGAGGATCGGTGGCTGGCTTTTATCTTCCTATTATTAAGCGTAAGCAAATTCCTTTTTTAAGACGAAAAATTGGAATTATTTTTCAGGATTTTCAATTATTAACCGATCGCAACGTAAAAAATAATTTAGAATTTGTATTGCGTGCTACAGGATGGAAAAACAAAACTGAAATTGAAAATCGCATTATCGAAGTTCTTGAGAAAGTTCAGATGGATAAAAAAGGGTATAAAATGCCACACGAACTTTCGGGCGGCGAACAGCAAAGAATTGTAATTGCCCGTGCCTTATTAAATTCTCCTGATATAATTTTAGCCGATGAGCCTACAGGAAATCTAGATCCGGAAACGTCTGATGAACTGGCTCAACTTTTAATGGATATCAGTAAAAATGGAAGAACTGTTATTATGGCAACCCATCAACACGATTTATTAAAAAAATTCCCTGCCCGCGTAGTAGAATGTATAAATGGAAAGCTAGTTGATTTATCAGATACTAATAAAGTTAACGAGTCAGAAGAAACAAAACCTCAGGAATAA
- a CDS encoding rhomboid family intramembrane serine protease: MKSNLPYNKDLEKLKLKHSLIFPIAFLILIWFVKIFEWGLNLDLYYYGIFPLHTKGLAGIFFSPLIHKDFAHLMANSIPFLVLSWGIFYFYRPLSYRIFLLCYFSTNILVWIGAREAYHIGASGLVYSFASFLFFSGIIRNYYRLIAISFIVAFLYGGLFWGVFPILKDVSWEGHLFGAISGLTYAVAYRNQGPQKPQVNIPEDDESIPEEIWNSDNLENKEELRK, encoded by the coding sequence TTGAAATCTAATTTACCATATAATAAAGACCTTGAAAAATTAAAACTTAAACACAGTTTAATTTTTCCAATTGCTTTTTTGATACTAATATGGTTTGTTAAAATTTTTGAGTGGGGATTAAATTTGGATCTTTATTATTACGGAATTTTTCCTCTTCACACCAAAGGCTTAGCGGGAATATTTTTTAGTCCCCTTATACACAAAGATTTTGCTCATTTAATGGCCAATTCCATTCCCTTTTTAGTTTTAAGCTGGGGAATCTTTTATTTTTACAGGCCTTTATCCTATCGTATTTTTCTGCTTTGTTATTTCTCTACCAATATTTTAGTTTGGATTGGTGCACGCGAAGCTTATCATATTGGTGCCAGTGGCTTGGTTTACTCTTTTGCATCTTTTTTGTTTTTTAGTGGAATTATCCGAAATTATTACCGCCTAATTGCCATTTCGTTTATTGTTGCATTTCTTTATGGTGGTCTATTTTGGGGTGTGTTTCCAATTTTAAAGGATGTTTCCTGGGAGGGACATTTGTTTGGTGCAATTTCGGGTCTTACCTATGCTGTGGCATATCGAAACCAAGGACCACAAAAGCCACAAGTAAATATTCCCGAAGATGATGAAAGCATTCCTGAGGAAATATGGAATTCAGATAATCTGGAAAACAAAGAAGAACTTCGCAAGTAA